The following are from one region of the Rhodopirellula sp. P2 genome:
- a CDS encoding PAS domain S-box protein: protein MESLRKAVIADEMADRVAEQDGNNQRVVAYAPTPQDAKLCAKILKENDVAVCCCETIDSFAETILAGAGIALIAQEHLTDAAIAQLKVALDRQPKWSEVPILVLLQAGDPDSKLLKRILSLEHVTLINRPLRIAVFINTVRAKLRDRMRQFEVRDLLLEKDRVQTNLRREARRLDMAIQAGGMAAWEWSKTHVYWSNAFRQLHGFGKDVQPSESAMFASIVESEREQIAQQWNAAIEQNVSFRSEFRINHPRHGERWLVAVGEPLKSKSGKTLRYTGLQWDITERKTAEMELRQSHETFQRLITDNPQGLYVVDADFCVRYVSAGARKVFINVDPLIGRPFAEVMNMIWPKAFADEAVKLFRHTLDTGEPYAAPPLVERRVDTSEREAYDWSIERIVLPDNRHGVVCHFYNNTQRQQSVDLLRESERYFREIADASPAMLWVTDENHMCTFLSKSWYDTTGQTRLEGMGLGWTDATHPEDHERAGREFLTAAKAHQPFFSEFRLRRADGNYRWAVDVGRPRFDSEGAFVGYTGYVIDVDDRKAFEQSLKQAKVVAENANRSRGEFLANMSHEIRTPMAAILGHADILKDHLKDPDNIQVVETIRRNGNFLLNIINDILDLSKIDAGKMQLETERVRPDGLLAEVRSLMDVRASEKHLPLKIEFDGPIPDLIETDAVRLRQILLNLVGNAIKFTDSGEVKILVRYEGIEGRSGAGEKQGPLRSKLPAANTCRLIFQIVDTGIGIKPEDQLSLFEPFVQADSTSTRSFGGTGLGLAICRRLAHALGGDVAVESTYGRGSKFTLTIEAVSSGRLVVPNLLIDVSAEKVKEDLQISANILVVDDRRDIRYLAQHFIEKAGGNVTTATNGQEAIDTIFGHQKSRVDLIVMDMQMPVMDGYEAAAELRRRGCELPIIALTANAMKSDRDECLAAGCTDYTTKPLDSQKLIAMIDRLLKS from the coding sequence ATGGAGTCACTTCGAAAAGCTGTCATTGCAGACGAGATGGCCGATCGTGTCGCTGAACAAGACGGCAACAACCAACGCGTCGTTGCGTATGCACCGACGCCGCAGGATGCCAAGCTATGCGCCAAGATTTTGAAGGAGAATGATGTCGCCGTTTGTTGCTGCGAAACGATCGACTCATTTGCCGAGACCATTTTGGCGGGCGCTGGAATTGCCCTGATCGCGCAGGAACACCTGACCGATGCTGCCATCGCTCAGTTGAAGGTCGCGCTGGACCGACAACCGAAATGGTCGGAGGTGCCGATCTTGGTCCTGCTGCAAGCAGGCGATCCCGATTCGAAACTGTTGAAGCGGATTCTCTCGCTTGAACACGTCACGTTGATCAATCGACCGCTGCGGATTGCCGTCTTCATCAACACGGTGCGAGCCAAACTTCGCGATCGGATGCGGCAATTCGAGGTGCGTGACCTGCTGCTTGAAAAGGATCGAGTGCAAACGAATCTGCGTCGCGAAGCTCGCCGATTGGACATGGCGATTCAAGCGGGTGGGATGGCAGCTTGGGAATGGAGCAAGACACATGTGTACTGGTCCAACGCCTTTCGCCAGTTGCATGGATTCGGAAAGGACGTTCAGCCCAGCGAGTCAGCGATGTTCGCCTCGATCGTGGAATCCGAACGAGAGCAAATTGCCCAGCAATGGAACGCCGCGATCGAGCAGAATGTTTCTTTTCGGAGTGAGTTTCGGATCAACCATCCCCGACATGGCGAGCGCTGGTTGGTGGCCGTCGGTGAACCGCTCAAGTCAAAGTCCGGCAAAACCCTGCGTTACACCGGATTGCAGTGGGACATCACGGAACGCAAGACCGCCGAAATGGAACTGCGTCAGTCGCACGAAACGTTTCAACGCTTGATCACCGATAACCCGCAAGGTTTGTATGTCGTTGACGCCGATTTTTGCGTGCGTTACGTCAGTGCCGGCGCACGAAAAGTGTTCATCAATGTGGACCCGTTGATCGGCAGACCCTTTGCCGAAGTGATGAACATGATTTGGCCGAAGGCATTTGCCGATGAAGCGGTCAAGCTGTTCCGGCATACCCTGGATACCGGCGAGCCCTACGCCGCACCGCCGTTGGTCGAACGGCGAGTCGATACGAGTGAGAGGGAGGCCTACGATTGGTCGATCGAGCGGATTGTCTTGCCGGACAACCGTCATGGGGTGGTTTGTCACTTCTACAACAACACGCAACGGCAGCAATCGGTTGACCTGCTCCGCGAAAGCGAACGCTATTTTCGAGAAATCGCGGATGCGTCGCCCGCGATGCTGTGGGTCACGGACGAAAATCACATGTGCACGTTCCTGTCAAAGAGCTGGTACGACACGACGGGGCAAACACGCCTGGAAGGTATGGGACTCGGTTGGACCGATGCGACCCACCCAGAGGATCACGAACGTGCCGGGCGAGAATTTTTGACCGCAGCGAAAGCACACCAGCCATTCTTTTCGGAGTTCCGATTGCGAAGGGCGGATGGCAACTATCGGTGGGCCGTTGATGTCGGTCGGCCGCGTTTCGATTCCGAAGGTGCTTTCGTGGGCTACACCGGCTACGTCATTGATGTGGACGATCGCAAAGCGTTTGAACAGTCGCTCAAACAGGCCAAAGTGGTGGCCGAGAATGCGAACCGATCCCGGGGTGAGTTCCTCGCAAACATGTCGCATGAAATCCGGACGCCGATGGCTGCGATCTTGGGGCATGCTGACATCTTGAAAGATCATCTGAAGGATCCCGACAACATTCAGGTGGTCGAAACGATCCGCCGCAATGGCAATTTTTTGTTGAACATCATCAATGACATTTTGGACTTGTCCAAGATTGATGCGGGGAAAATGCAGCTGGAGACCGAACGGGTGCGGCCAGACGGTTTGTTGGCCGAGGTGCGATCGTTGATGGATGTTCGTGCGTCCGAGAAGCATCTGCCGCTGAAGATCGAGTTCGATGGGCCGATCCCTGATTTGATTGAAACCGACGCGGTGAGACTCCGTCAGATCCTTCTCAATCTGGTCGGCAATGCGATCAAGTTCACGGACTCGGGGGAAGTCAAAATCCTGGTTCGCTACGAAGGGATTGAAGGCCGCTCTGGTGCTGGGGAAAAGCAGGGGCCGTTGCGTTCGAAGCTGCCAGCTGCCAACACGTGCCGGTTGATTTTCCAAATCGTTGACACGGGCATCGGGATCAAACCTGAAGATCAGCTGTCGTTGTTTGAGCCCTTTGTCCAAGCGGACAGCACTTCGACACGTTCCTTTGGCGGGACTGGATTGGGGCTGGCAATCTGTCGACGGTTGGCACACGCGCTGGGGGGGGACGTCGCGGTCGAAAGCACGTATGGACGAGGCAGCAAATTCACATTGACGATCGAAGCTGTTTCTTCTGGGCGACTGGTTGTGCCCAACCTGTTGATCGATGTCTCGGCAGAGAAGGTCAAAGAGGATCTCCAGATTTCGGCCAATATTTTGGTCGTCGATGATCGACGGGACATCCGCTATCTCGCTCAACACTTCATCGAAAAGGCTGGTGGGAATGTCACCACAGCCACCAATGGACAAGAGGCGATCGACACCATTTTCGGGCACCAAAAGTCCAGGGTTGATCTGATTGTGATGGACATGCAGATGCCGGTCATGGACGGGTACGAAGCCGCTGCCGAACTGCGCCGACGAGGTTGTGAACTGCCGATCATTGCGTTGACCGCGAATGCAATGAAGAGCGATCGCGACGAATGCTTGGCAGCCGGTTGCACGGACTACACCACCAAACCACTCGACAGCCAGAAGTTGATCGCAATGATCGATCGGCTGTTGAAGTCGTAG
- a CDS encoding transporter substrate-binding domain-containing protein, with translation MQHSIGSRSLTGGLLLSLWAISCWAQDGTLGETKDDDAVRLSVPNQLVVATREVPPFAMLNEDGQWVGISMDLLRDIKAELEIESGHEIEVELLRFSLPEMLQAVESGEVDMAVAAITVNYEREKRMDFTHSFHTSGLGIAVGSRPRGSGWSGIMDAILSRTFFRILAGLVLAMLVSAVGIYLFERRHNREQFDKGWVKGIAAGMWWAAVTLTTVGYGDKVPRTLGGRLIGLIWMFAGLFIIAGFTAAVTSALTLTELRSQIEGPADLSRAKVATVEGSTSADYLRARHINSANHPDVETALQSLVAGQCDAVVYDAPILRYQTHQNYPGEAFVLPITFERQSYAIALPSDSELREPINRILLRQTSSPEWDDVLATYFGESQP, from the coding sequence ATGCAACACTCAATTGGAAGTCGAAGCTTGACGGGAGGACTGCTTCTTTCGTTGTGGGCGATTTCCTGCTGGGCTCAGGATGGGACGCTGGGAGAAACCAAAGATGACGACGCAGTCCGGCTGAGCGTGCCCAATCAATTGGTGGTGGCGACGCGGGAGGTGCCACCGTTTGCAATGCTCAATGAGGACGGCCAGTGGGTTGGGATCAGCATGGATTTGCTGCGTGACATCAAGGCTGAGTTGGAAATCGAATCAGGCCACGAGATTGAAGTGGAGCTGCTGAGATTTTCTTTGCCTGAGATGTTGCAGGCGGTCGAATCTGGTGAGGTTGATATGGCCGTCGCGGCGATCACGGTGAACTACGAACGCGAAAAACGGATGGACTTCACCCACTCCTTTCATACCTCGGGATTGGGGATCGCGGTGGGATCGCGGCCACGCGGTTCGGGATGGTCGGGCATCATGGACGCGATCTTGTCGAGAACCTTTTTTCGCATCTTGGCGGGGTTGGTGCTGGCCATGCTGGTCAGTGCGGTTGGCATTTACCTGTTCGAGCGAAGGCACAACCGAGAGCAATTCGACAAGGGTTGGGTCAAGGGGATCGCGGCCGGCATGTGGTGGGCTGCAGTGACTCTGACCACGGTCGGCTACGGGGACAAGGTTCCGCGTACCCTGGGGGGGCGTTTGATTGGTTTGATTTGGATGTTTGCCGGGCTGTTCATCATCGCTGGATTCACCGCGGCGGTGACGTCCGCGTTGACGTTGACGGAACTGCGTTCCCAGATCGAAGGCCCAGCCGATCTTTCTCGGGCGAAGGTTGCGACCGTGGAAGGATCGACTTCAGCGGACTATCTTCGAGCTCGGCATATCAATTCCGCCAATCACCCAGATGTTGAAACGGCGCTGCAGAGCTTGGTGGCGGGCCAGTGTGACGCAGTGGTCTACGACGCTCCCATTCTGAGATACCAGACTCATCAGAACTATCCTGGCGAGGCCTTTGTGCTGCCGATCACGTTTGAACGCCAGAGTTATGCCATCGCCTTGCCGAGTGACAGTGAGTTGCGAGAACCGATCAATCGGATTCTGCTACGCCAGACGTCGAGCCCTGAGTGGGATGACGTGTTGGCGACTTACTTTGGCGAAAGCCAACCCTGA
- a CDS encoding ATPase domain-containing protein: MTMQNLPTKISTGNPPLDDILHGGLTADRLYLVEGMPGTGKTTLALQFLLEGVSKGETGLYVTLSETKQELEGVAASHGWSLENIDIYELVDTTAAEDARLQYTMFEPSEIELSTTVDRVLERVKELQPKRIVFDSLSEMRLLSQGSLRYRRQILALKQFFVGRGCTVLLLDDYSGLDDQHLQSIAHGVIRLEHLLSDYGGERRRLRILKHRGSSFLGGAHDLRIVRGGLKVFPREASDQLTKATDTHLIDSGNAEFDELLGGGLNAGTSALLLGPAGVGKSSMALQFAVAAAERNERAVLFQFEESMQSLFVRAAGLGYALQKHVDEGLIHIVNLAPGEITPSEFACLVRDSVRPDDQGRRVGIVAIDSINGYLNSMPHEKFLIIQMHEMLQYLGKRGILTLVVVAQHGMLGQAMGTPVDASYLADSVVLFRYFEAQGEIRQAISVIKKRTGRHERTIREFKLSNRGVEIGPPLKMFRGILTGVPEFDGENDTLIDREGQAS; the protein is encoded by the coding sequence ATGACAATGCAGAACCTTCCGACGAAGATCAGCACGGGCAACCCGCCACTGGATGACATCTTGCACGGGGGCCTGACCGCCGATCGGCTGTACCTTGTCGAAGGCATGCCCGGCACTGGCAAGACGACCCTTGCACTGCAGTTTCTGTTGGAGGGCGTCAGCAAGGGCGAGACCGGGCTGTACGTGACACTCTCGGAAACCAAGCAAGAGCTGGAGGGGGTTGCAGCGTCGCACGGTTGGTCGCTTGAAAACATCGATATCTATGAGTTGGTCGACACGACCGCCGCCGAGGACGCGCGGTTGCAGTACACGATGTTCGAACCCTCTGAGATTGAACTCAGCACCACGGTGGATAGGGTCTTGGAACGAGTCAAGGAACTGCAGCCAAAACGAATCGTTTTTGATTCGTTGTCCGAGATGCGTCTGTTATCCCAGGGGTCACTGCGATATCGCCGGCAGATCCTGGCACTCAAGCAATTCTTCGTTGGCCGCGGTTGCACGGTGCTGTTGTTGGACGACTACTCCGGTCTGGACGACCAGCATTTGCAAAGCATCGCCCACGGAGTCATTCGGCTGGAACACTTGCTGTCGGACTACGGTGGTGAAAGACGCCGATTGCGGATTTTGAAACATCGTGGCAGCAGCTTCCTTGGTGGGGCACATGATTTGCGAATTGTGCGAGGCGGATTGAAGGTCTTTCCGCGTGAAGCATCCGATCAACTGACCAAGGCCACTGACACGCATTTGATAGACAGCGGCAACGCGGAATTCGACGAGTTGCTCGGCGGTGGGTTGAACGCAGGCACCAGTGCTCTGTTGTTGGGGCCAGCTGGAGTTGGCAAATCGTCGATGGCGTTGCAGTTCGCGGTTGCTGCTGCGGAACGAAACGAGCGAGCCGTGCTGTTTCAATTTGAGGAAAGCATGCAGTCGTTGTTTGTCCGCGCCGCAGGCCTGGGGTACGCCTTGCAAAAGCATGTTGATGAGGGACTGATTCATATCGTCAATCTGGCCCCTGGTGAAATCACACCCAGCGAGTTCGCATGCTTGGTTCGGGATTCCGTTCGGCCGGATGACCAGGGCCGTCGCGTCGGGATCGTTGCGATTGACAGTATCAATGGCTACCTGAACTCGATGCCTCACGAGAAATTTCTCATCATCCAGATGCACGAGATGCTTCAGTACCTCGGCAAACGCGGGATTCTGACATTGGTGGTCGTCGCTCAACACGGGATGTTGGGGCAGGCAATGGGAACGCCTGTGGACGCCAGTTATCTGGCGGACTCGGTGGTGTTGTTTCGTTATTTCGAAGCTCAGGGGGAGATACGGCAAGCCATCTCGGTCATCAAGAAACGCACTGGCCGCCATGAACGAACGATCCGCGAGTTCAAGCTCAGCAACCGCGGTGTCGAGATCGGTCCGCCACTGAAAATGTTCCGCGGGATTTTGACGGGCGTTCCCGAGTTCGATGGCGAGAACGACACCTTGATCGACAGGGAAGGTCAGGCGAGCTAA
- a CDS encoding class I SAM-dependent methyltransferase: MSSNPAQQFYDRISHAYDLIADGGEHAARERGLELLAPQTAESVLEIGFGTGHSLLTIAETVGPEGNVTGIDISPGMKDVAAKRLDKAGLTDRVKLIVAEAPPLPFENDAFDAVTMSFTLELFAKEQIPAVLAECRRVLKPGGRLGVVSMATVPESDRESVLEKTYVWMHTHFPHIVDCQPIPLETLVESAGFEIANQERVDLFTMPVAIVVGLNP, from the coding sequence ATGTCAAGCAACCCAGCTCAGCAGTTTTATGATCGGATCAGTCACGCCTACGATTTGATCGCCGATGGTGGTGAACACGCCGCTCGTGAACGAGGCCTGGAATTGCTCGCCCCGCAAACCGCCGAATCCGTGCTCGAAATCGGGTTTGGGACAGGTCACTCACTGCTCACGATCGCCGAGACCGTTGGTCCCGAAGGCAACGTGACAGGAATTGATATTTCACCTGGCATGAAGGATGTCGCGGCCAAGCGTTTGGACAAAGCTGGCTTGACCGACCGGGTGAAACTGATCGTGGCGGAGGCCCCACCCCTGCCGTTCGAGAATGACGCGTTTGATGCGGTCACCATGAGCTTCACCTTGGAATTGTTTGCCAAAGAACAGATTCCAGCGGTCCTCGCTGAATGCCGCCGAGTCTTGAAACCAGGCGGACGCTTGGGCGTTGTCAGCATGGCGACCGTGCCAGAGAGCGACCGCGAAAGTGTGCTGGAAAAAACGTATGTCTGGATGCACACTCACTTTCCTCACATCGTGGATTGCCAACCCATTCCACTCGAAACGCTAGTCGAATCCGCCGGCTTTGAAATCGCCAACCAAGAACGCGTGGATCTGTTCACCATGCCGGTCGCAATCGTGGTTGGACTCAACCCCTAA
- a CDS encoding DUF1559 domain-containing protein produces the protein MTYFKQRRGFTLVELLVVIAIIGVLVGLLLPAVQAAREAARRMSCSNNFKQMGLAIHNYHSAFSQMPTHGAGTNPEPPDAWYKSSTTGNRRRLSALVPMLPYIEQQALWEQISNPSTQRTDGGVQSPPWPAMGPTPDQIQYTPWVNEIPTFRCPSDPGIGLPALGRTNYGACLGDSIWQLHFGPYSNNRATITSGRAQHARAAHRGFFMPLQDSKFRDTLDGLSNTIAMGEMITALQDGDKRANSVATNGGNSGPFGLAALRRNPNICTDNGYVDPARPQFWLPEWQQKNRRNFARGHRWADYLPLMSGVLTILPPNREACGRYNALGTTLVATVSSRHQGGAHVLMGDGAVRFITDSIEAGNSNAENIWRNNVPGSESPYGLWGALGTRASKETTEEF, from the coding sequence ATGACGTACTTCAAACAACGGCGCGGTTTTACATTGGTGGAACTTCTTGTCGTCATCGCAATCATCGGCGTCCTCGTCGGCTTGCTTCTCCCGGCGGTGCAAGCTGCCCGTGAAGCCGCGCGGCGAATGAGTTGCAGCAACAACTTCAAGCAAATGGGATTGGCGATCCACAACTACCATTCCGCCTTCAGCCAAATGCCGACACATGGTGCGGGAACGAATCCTGAGCCACCTGATGCCTGGTACAAGTCGTCCACCACCGGCAACCGCAGGCGTTTGAGTGCCTTGGTTCCGATGCTGCCGTACATCGAACAGCAAGCTCTGTGGGAACAGATCTCCAACCCCAGCACGCAACGAACCGATGGCGGTGTTCAATCGCCGCCCTGGCCGGCGATGGGGCCGACCCCGGACCAGATTCAGTACACTCCCTGGGTCAATGAAATCCCGACCTTTCGCTGCCCGAGCGATCCTGGCATTGGTTTGCCTGCCTTGGGGCGGACGAACTACGGCGCCTGTTTGGGCGATTCCATTTGGCAGCTTCACTTCGGTCCCTACAGCAACAATCGTGCGACGATCACGTCAGGTCGTGCACAACATGCTCGTGCTGCACACCGCGGATTCTTCATGCCGCTGCAAGACTCCAAGTTTCGCGACACGCTCGACGGACTGTCGAACACCATCGCCATGGGCGAAATGATCACCGCGCTGCAAGATGGTGACAAACGCGCCAACAGCGTCGCGACAAACGGAGGCAACTCCGGACCGTTTGGACTTGCCGCGTTGCGTCGCAATCCCAACATCTGCACGGACAATGGTTACGTCGATCCAGCGAGGCCTCAATTCTGGTTGCCCGAATGGCAGCAGAAGAACCGCCGGAACTTCGCTCGTGGGCATCGTTGGGCAGACTACCTCCCGCTCATGTCAGGCGTCCTCACGATCTTGCCTCCCAATCGGGAAGCCTGTGGCCGATACAACGCACTGGGGACAACCCTGGTCGCAACCGTCTCCAGCCGGCACCAAGGCGGTGCTCATGTCCTGATGGGAGATGGAGCCGTTCGCTTCATCACGGATTCAATTGAAGCGGGCAACTCAAACGCCGAAAACATTTGGCGGAACAACGTCCCAGGCTCTGAGAGCCCGTATGGGTTGTGGGGTGCCCTTGGAACGCGAGCTTCCAAGGAAACCACGGAAGAATTTTGA
- a CDS encoding AraC family transcriptional regulator encodes MATGPTDTKLVALLIESSRAYGRGLLRGIAAYAQEQEDWSLRHQEMAINADPPSWLSRWHGDGVLVRAETPKMVHAIEDLGIPVIDLRCWRSAGKFPGFDTDPVSVVRLAVDHLRDRGYSQFGFCGFGGANYSDRRLSEMRKYVRSLGHDVVAYESPGPVHATTFDAEQSGMLDEQGLVRWLKSLKKPIGVLACNDVRAQQLLNACHACQIHVPDEIAVVGVDNDDVICPLCSPPLTSVEPNTHKIGYDAAAMLDSMMAGEGVPADITWVPARRIVVRGSTDSIPVDDAEFTKAYRFIRENACRGVSVQDVADAVPMSRRSLERRMRTYLDQSPSDLIASIRLARIKELLETTSQPLKKIARLTGFNYDEHMAKFFKKLTGVPPGFYRRKHRLESIADDDLET; translated from the coding sequence ATGGCGACAGGTCCAACGGATACCAAGCTTGTTGCACTGCTGATCGAGTCATCACGAGCTTATGGCCGAGGACTTCTGCGGGGGATTGCTGCCTATGCACAGGAGCAGGAGGACTGGTCTCTCCGGCACCAAGAAATGGCAATCAATGCGGATCCACCCTCTTGGCTTTCCAGGTGGCACGGGGACGGCGTGCTCGTTCGAGCTGAGACTCCGAAGATGGTTCATGCCATCGAGGACTTGGGAATTCCCGTCATCGATCTGCGTTGCTGGCGATCTGCGGGGAAGTTCCCCGGCTTTGATACCGACCCTGTTTCGGTGGTGAGGCTTGCCGTCGATCATCTGCGAGATCGTGGCTACTCGCAGTTTGGATTCTGCGGTTTTGGCGGAGCAAACTATTCCGATCGTCGGCTTTCCGAGATGCGGAAGTATGTGCGTTCCTTGGGGCACGATGTGGTTGCCTACGAGTCACCGGGGCCAGTTCACGCAACCACCTTCGATGCGGAGCAAAGCGGAATGCTCGACGAGCAAGGTCTGGTGCGTTGGCTGAAATCTCTCAAAAAGCCCATCGGCGTCTTGGCCTGCAACGACGTTCGAGCGCAACAGTTGTTGAATGCCTGCCACGCCTGCCAGATTCATGTCCCCGATGAGATTGCTGTGGTCGGTGTCGACAACGATGACGTGATCTGTCCCTTGTGTTCTCCACCGCTGACAAGTGTGGAACCCAACACGCATAAGATTGGCTATGACGCAGCCGCGATGCTGGACAGCATGATGGCGGGCGAAGGTGTCCCGGCGGATATCACCTGGGTTCCCGCCCGAAGAATTGTCGTGCGTGGTTCAACGGATTCGATTCCGGTGGATGACGCTGAATTTACCAAGGCTTACCGCTTCATTCGCGAAAACGCTTGCCGTGGGGTGTCGGTGCAGGATGTCGCGGATGCGGTGCCCATGTCCAGGCGTTCGCTCGAACGTCGAATGCGCACTTACCTCGATCAGTCGCCCTCGGATCTGATCGCATCGATCCGATTGGCTCGCATCAAGGAGTTGCTGGAGACCACTTCGCAGCCACTGAAGAAAATCGCCAGGCTCACGGGATTCAACTACGACGAGCACATGGCGAAGTTCTTCAAGAAACTGACGGGTGTTCCTCCTGGTTTCTACCGCCGGAAGCATCGTCTGGAATCCATCGCGGACGATGACCTTGAGACTTAG